One Tissierellales bacterium genomic window carries:
- the pfkA gene encoding 6-phosphofructokinase, with protein sequence MKTIGVLTSGGDAPGMNAAIRAVVRTALYNGVRVMGIENGYNGLINGNIREMDSRSVSDIIQKGGTVLKTARCLEMKTEDGQKKAVNMLNIFGIEGLVVIGGDGSFNGARVLSDLGIKTVGIPGTIDNDLAYTEKTIGFDTALNTVLDLITKLRDTSSSHGRTNIIEVMGRHCGDLALFSGLAGGAESVLIPEHGFDVDTLCQGLIKGRNSGKLHNIIMLAEGVSQNALDLGKELEEKTGLETRVTVLGHVQRGGAPTAYDRILASRMGEKAVKLLLEGESARAIGVQGIEITDMEIHEALAVERRPRADIYELAKILSI encoded by the coding sequence ATGAAAACAATAGGAGTATTAACGAGTGGAGGAGATGCTCCAGGCATGAATGCAGCCATAAGAGCCGTAGTAAGAACGGCCCTATACAACGGAGTTCGCGTAATGGGAATCGAAAATGGTTACAACGGCCTGATTAATGGAAATATAAGAGAAATGGATTCAAGATCTGTATCAGATATAATTCAAAAAGGTGGTACAGTACTTAAAACAGCGAGATGTTTAGAGATGAAGACTGAAGATGGTCAGAAAAAAGCTGTAAACATGCTCAATATATTTGGGATAGAAGGATTGGTTGTCATCGGTGGAGATGGATCATTCAATGGAGCTAGAGTATTAAGTGATCTTGGAATCAAAACAGTTGGTATACCAGGAACTATAGACAACGACCTTGCATACACTGAAAAAACTATAGGATTTGATACAGCGCTTAACACTGTATTGGATTTGATAACAAAACTTAGAGATACGTCTAGTTCACATGGACGTACAAATATCATAGAGGTTATGGGACGTCACTGTGGAGACCTTGCTTTATTTTCGGGCTTGGCAGGTGGAGCAGAGAGCGTACTTATTCCAGAACATGGTTTTGATGTAGATACACTATGTCAGGGCTTGATAAAAGGTAGAAATAGTGGGAAATTGCATAATATCATTATGCTAGCTGAAGGCGTTAGTCAAAATGCCTTAGACTTAGGAAAAGAACTAGAAGAAAAGACAGGATTAGAGACTAGAGTAACAGTTTTAGGCCACGTCCAAAGAGGTGGAGCACCTACAGCTTACGATAGAATTTTGGCTAGTAGAATGGGAGAAAAAGCAGTAAAACTCCTATTAGAAGGCGAGTCAGCACGTGCTATCGGCGTTCAAGGGATTGAAATCACAGATATGGAAATCCACGAAGCATTAGCAGTAGAGAGAAGACCTAGAGCAGATATTTATGAGCTTGCTAAAATATTGTCTATATAG
- a CDS encoding DNA polymerase III subunit alpha, which yields MSDFVHLHVHTEYSLLDGSAKVSKIIEKTKELGMKALAITDHGVMYGIVNFYKEAKKQGIKPILGCEIYVVDGDNTSKVRKPLYHLVLLAENEIGYQNLMKIVSESHVNGFYYKPRVNHEYIAKYSEGIIALSACLGGEVQTYLNQGQYEKAKKSALRYKEIFGQDNFYLELQDHGMLEQKEVNNKLIELSEEVDIELVATNDVHYIEKTDAKVHDALLCIQTGKIIKDEERMKFPSDEFYLKSPNEMKSLFPHQLKALQNTVDIADRCEVELDFDTLHLPHFEVPEGYTNQEYLRELCRRGLEERYENITDEIKERLEFELTTIEKMGYVDYFLIVWDFIKYAKDRDIIVGPGRGSAAGSIVSYALDITEIDPLEYNLLFERFLNPERVSMPDIDIDIQDSGRQNVIDYVTEKYGTDKVVQIVTFGTMAARGAIRDVGRVLDLSYGEVDFVAKQIPMELGMTISKALDVSKELAASYENDERIRELIDLAKAVEGLPRHTSTHAAGVVISQEAIDKYVPLSRNGDVITTQYNMTEIEELGLLKMDFLGLRNLTVIQNAAKMVEKQQNKKVSFDDCKYDDPEVYKLFAQGKTLGVFQFESAGMRVFIKELEPKGFEDIIAANALYRPGPMNQIPNFIQNKMDPEQIEYLHPKLKPILGVTYGCMIYQEQVMQVVRDIGGFSMARSDLVRRAMGKKKMKVMEEERKYFIHGKPDETPPIRGAIENGIPENAANKIYDQMIDFAKYAFNKSHSAAYAMVAYQTAWLKCYYPVEFMASLLSSVMGNTSSVSLYIQECKKMDIEVLPPNVNTSFDGFTVDEGRIRFGLSAIKNVGKNAIADIVKARETKGQFVDIVDFIEKVDTTAVNKRAVESLIRCGALDGLKYNRAQMMSAYEKIMNSLSNTKKRNVAGQFSMFETTEVDTFQIPRLVEFDEQSLLNMEKEVLGIFISGHPLSRYEATMEKVASIQIAEIAEALEEEQSSAWDGRKVVLAGIVTSKKQKITKNNNMMAFVSLEDLTGYIECIVFPKIYSKYQQYTEEDQLVIVSGRLNIHEEDEAKLICDKIAPLESVNDTEQKLYVKISPIEQDKRVMLLKETLKRHRGNSPVYIYFEKLKRVVKTDSEFFVDLEDENLIIELKNLLGTENVKFS from the coding sequence ATGAGTGATTTTGTACACTTGCATGTACATACGGAATATAGTTTGCTAGACGGCTCAGCTAAAGTTTCTAAAATCATAGAAAAAACAAAAGAACTGGGAATGAAAGCACTAGCTATAACAGACCACGGAGTAATGTATGGAATAGTTAATTTCTATAAAGAAGCAAAGAAACAAGGTATAAAACCAATACTAGGTTGTGAAATATACGTAGTAGATGGTGATAACACATCAAAAGTTAGAAAACCACTATACCATCTAGTACTACTTGCAGAAAATGAAATTGGCTATCAAAACCTAATGAAAATAGTATCTGAGAGTCATGTAAATGGATTTTATTACAAACCTAGAGTCAATCATGAATATATAGCAAAGTACAGTGAAGGAATAATAGCACTTAGCGCATGTCTCGGTGGAGAAGTACAGACATACCTTAATCAAGGACAATACGAAAAAGCAAAAAAATCAGCGCTTAGATACAAGGAAATATTTGGACAAGACAATTTTTATCTAGAACTTCAAGACCACGGAATGCTAGAGCAAAAAGAAGTAAACAACAAACTCATTGAACTAAGTGAAGAAGTAGATATAGAACTTGTAGCTACTAACGATGTGCATTACATAGAAAAGACAGATGCAAAAGTTCACGATGCACTACTTTGCATTCAAACTGGAAAAATAATAAAAGACGAAGAGAGAATGAAATTTCCAAGTGATGAATTCTACCTCAAATCACCAAATGAAATGAAATCTCTATTTCCACATCAGCTAAAAGCACTGCAAAACACAGTAGATATAGCTGATAGATGTGAAGTAGAGCTAGACTTTGATACTCTTCACTTACCTCACTTCGAAGTACCAGAAGGATATACAAACCAGGAATACCTAAGAGAACTTTGTAGAAGAGGTTTAGAAGAGCGATATGAGAATATAACAGACGAAATAAAAGAACGACTAGAATTTGAATTGACTACCATAGAAAAAATGGGCTATGTAGATTATTTTCTCATAGTGTGGGATTTCATAAAATACGCAAAAGACAGAGACATAATAGTAGGTCCTGGTAGGGGAAGTGCTGCGGGAAGCATAGTATCATATGCACTAGACATAACAGAAATAGACCCACTCGAATACAACCTTCTGTTTGAAAGATTTCTAAATCCAGAGAGAGTGTCAATGCCAGATATCGATATAGACATACAAGATAGTGGTAGACAAAATGTAATAGACTATGTAACAGAAAAATACGGAACAGATAAGGTAGTACAGATAGTAACATTTGGAACGATGGCCGCAAGAGGAGCGATAAGAGACGTTGGGCGAGTTCTTGACTTGTCATATGGAGAAGTAGACTTCGTTGCAAAGCAGATACCTATGGAGCTCGGAATGACCATATCAAAAGCACTAGATGTGAGCAAAGAACTAGCAGCTTCTTATGAAAACGACGAGAGAATAAGAGAACTCATAGATTTAGCTAAAGCTGTGGAAGGCCTTCCACGTCATACATCAACACATGCTGCTGGTGTAGTTATATCTCAAGAAGCAATAGACAAATACGTACCATTATCTAGAAATGGAGACGTAATAACCACTCAATACAATATGACAGAGATAGAAGAACTCGGTCTTTTGAAAATGGACTTTTTGGGACTTCGAAATCTAACTGTCATACAAAATGCAGCGAAAATGGTTGAAAAACAGCAGAATAAGAAAGTAAGTTTTGATGACTGTAAATACGATGACCCAGAAGTATACAAGCTATTTGCGCAGGGAAAAACACTAGGAGTTTTCCAGTTTGAAAGCGCGGGCATGAGGGTATTTATAAAGGAGTTAGAGCCTAAAGGTTTTGAAGATATCATAGCCGCTAATGCACTTTATAGACCAGGACCTATGAATCAAATACCAAATTTCATCCAAAACAAAATGGACCCAGAGCAGATAGAATATCTACATCCCAAGCTCAAACCTATACTAGGAGTAACATATGGATGTATGATATATCAAGAGCAGGTTATGCAAGTAGTTCGAGATATTGGCGGGTTTTCAATGGCCCGATCAGACTTAGTTCGAAGAGCTATGGGAAAGAAAAAAATGAAGGTCATGGAAGAAGAGCGAAAGTACTTCATACACGGAAAGCCAGATGAAACGCCACCTATCAGAGGAGCTATAGAAAATGGCATACCCGAAAATGCTGCAAACAAAATTTACGATCAGATGATAGACTTTGCCAAATACGCATTTAACAAATCACACTCGGCGGCATATGCTATGGTAGCATATCAGACAGCGTGGCTTAAATGCTATTATCCAGTGGAATTCATGGCATCACTTCTAAGTTCTGTTATGGGCAATACTAGCTCCGTTTCACTCTACATTCAAGAGTGTAAGAAAATGGACATAGAGGTATTACCTCCAAATGTAAATACGAGTTTTGACGGATTTACTGTAGATGAAGGCAGGATAAGATTTGGGCTCTCTGCAATCAAAAATGTTGGCAAGAATGCTATAGCCGATATAGTGAAAGCTAGAGAAACAAAAGGACAATTCGTAGACATAGTGGATTTCATAGAAAAGGTAGATACTACAGCAGTCAACAAAAGAGCTGTAGAGAGTCTTATAAGATGTGGAGCTTTAGATGGACTTAAGTACAACAGAGCTCAGATGATGTCTGCCTATGAAAAAATTATGAATAGTCTATCGAATACTAAAAAGCGAAATGTGGCAGGGCAATTTTCTATGTTTGAAACCACAGAAGTAGATACATTCCAGATTCCTCGCTTGGTAGAATTCGACGAACAAAGCTTATTAAATATGGAAAAGGAGGTTCTCGGTATATTTATAAGTGGTCATCCGCTTAGCAGATACGAAGCTACTATGGAAAAAGTAGCGAGCATACAGATAGCAGAGATAGCAGAAGCATTAGAAGAAGAACAGTCTAGCGCATGGGATGGTAGAAAAGTAGTATTAGCAGGTATAGTGACTTCTAAAAAACAAAAAATCACCAAAAACAACAACATGATGGCATTTGTAAGCCTCGAAGATTTGACCGGATATATAGAGTGCATTGTATTTCCTAAAATATACAGCAAATACCAACAATACACAGAAGAGGATCAATTGGTGATAGTATCAGGTAGGCTAAATATACACGAAGAAGATGAGGCAAAACTCATTTGTGACAAGATAGCGCCACTTGAATCAGTTAACGATACAGAGCAAAAACTCTATGTAAAAATATCACCTATAGAACAAGACAAGAGAGTCATGCTACTAAAAGAGACTCTTAAAAGGCATAGAGGAAATTCACCTGTATACATTTATTTCGAAAAACTAAAGCGTGTGGTGAAAACTGATAGCGAGTTTTTTGTTGATTTAGAAGACGAAAACTTGATTATAGAACTAAAAAATTTATTGGGAACAGAAAATGTAAAATTTAGCTAA
- a CDS encoding HD-GYP domain-containing protein, translating into MELIKVASLKEGMVVSKTIFRVDGSVVLGKGTELKKTFIHKLEKLGIDEIYIESQLTESIEPKEMILEETRNQVNKAMHDAMSNLALSDEMDLVLLRALMDDIIEDLVDQDKLLERFIDVKAADDYTTAHCINVSIWSIVIGMSLGYGAEQLKILGMGALLHDVGKARVDENILNKPTKLTKEEFEAMKNHTIKGYEVLKRIPGLEPEIANIALFHHERVDGTGYPYETRGDAIPELAKIVSVADVFDALTSDRVYRKKMETYMVADYLHSMKGIQFEERIVNAFCSNLALYPSGKRIKLTDGRRGYVIISDRRDLAKPMVLVTHGKSLRREVSPYLLRLIDYEDLYIEDVY; encoded by the coding sequence ATGGAACTGATCAAGGTAGCAAGCCTAAAAGAGGGGATGGTTGTTTCCAAAACCATATTTAGAGTAGATGGATCAGTTGTCTTGGGCAAGGGAACAGAGCTTAAAAAGACATTTATTCATAAACTCGAAAAATTAGGTATTGATGAAATATATATAGAATCACAATTAACGGAATCTATAGAACCTAAAGAAATGATTTTGGAAGAAACCAGAAATCAAGTGAATAAGGCAATGCACGATGCCATGTCCAATTTAGCGTTATCTGACGAAATGGACTTAGTTTTGCTGAGAGCATTGATGGATGATATAATAGAAGACCTAGTAGATCAAGATAAACTATTAGAGCGATTTATAGATGTGAAAGCTGCCGATGACTACACAACAGCGCATTGCATAAATGTTTCTATCTGGTCTATAGTGATAGGTATGAGTCTCGGGTATGGAGCAGAACAACTCAAAATACTAGGAATGGGTGCGCTTTTGCACGATGTAGGAAAAGCTAGAGTAGATGAAAACATACTAAACAAACCTACTAAGCTCACAAAAGAAGAATTTGAAGCAATGAAAAATCACACTATAAAAGGTTACGAAGTACTCAAGAGAATACCTGGTTTAGAACCTGAGATAGCAAATATAGCGCTTTTTCACCATGAAAGAGTAGATGGAACTGGCTATCCTTACGAAACAAGGGGAGATGCTATCCCGGAGCTCGCGAAAATAGTTTCGGTTGCAGATGTATTTGACGCACTTACATCTGATCGAGTATACCGAAAAAAAATGGAAACATATATGGTTGCAGACTATTTACACTCAATGAAGGGCATACAATTCGAAGAGCGCATAGTAAATGCATTTTGTTCGAATTTAGCACTCTATCCATCTGGTAAACGCATCAAATTAACCGATGGGAGAAGAGGATATGTAATCATAAGTGATAGAAGAGATCTGGCAAAACCTATGGTTTTAGTAACACATGGCAAAAGCTTACGAAGAGAAGTCAGCCCATATTTACTAAGACTAATAGATTATGAAGATCTTTATATTGAAGATGTATACTAA
- the whiA gene encoding DNA-binding protein WhiA, with protein MSFSFKTKNSLARLEFEDEITRRTELAAFVRMNATVKLVGLNKLKLKFATENAAIARRIFSILKNLYRIHTEVVVRKNRQLKKKNLYVVRVEDSDVAIQILKDSGMIFELADVFNMDYVVPEELIDNTELMRAYIRGSFLGGGSINDPEKNYHLEFVSHNHIHARDLSEIINSFDLNSKIVKRKENYIVYLKESEQIVDLLNIMGAHNALLEVENIRVMKGMRNNINRIVNCETANLSKTIDAAIRQCENIQIIESMIGIEKLPPNLREVARLRIENQEASLKELGEMLTIPLGKSGVNHRLRKIDKIADELRGKS; from the coding sequence ATGTCATTTTCATTTAAAACAAAAAATAGTTTGGCGAGATTAGAATTCGAAGACGAAATAACTAGAAGAACTGAATTAGCAGCATTTGTTAGAATGAACGCTACAGTAAAACTTGTTGGATTAAATAAACTAAAACTAAAATTTGCTACAGAAAATGCAGCTATAGCTAGAAGAATATTTTCAATATTGAAAAATCTATACAGAATACATACCGAGGTTGTTGTGCGCAAAAATAGGCAACTGAAGAAAAAGAATTTATACGTAGTTAGAGTAGAGGATTCTGACGTTGCGATTCAGATATTGAAAGACTCGGGTATGATATTTGAATTAGCGGATGTATTTAACATGGACTATGTAGTTCCAGAAGAACTTATAGATAATACAGAACTTATGCGTGCCTATATTCGAGGTTCATTTTTGGGTGGAGGATCTATAAATGATCCAGAAAAAAACTACCACTTAGAATTCGTATCTCACAACCACATTCACGCTAGAGATTTATCTGAAATCATAAACTCATTTGATCTAAACTCTAAGATAGTAAAGCGAAAGGAAAACTATATCGTATATCTCAAAGAGTCAGAGCAAATTGTTGATCTATTGAATATAATGGGTGCACACAACGCACTATTAGAAGTAGAAAACATAAGAGTTATGAAAGGCATGAGAAACAACATAAATAGAATAGTAAATTGTGAGACAGCAAATCTATCCAAAACGATAGATGCAGCTATCAGACAATGTGAAAATATACAAATAATAGAGAGCATGATAGGTATAGAGAAATTACCGCCAAACCTTAGAGAAGTGGCGAGGCTTAGAATAGAAAACCAAGAAGCATCGCTCAAAGAACTTGGAGAAATGCTGACTATACCACTTGGTAAATCTGGCGTAAATCACAGACTTAGAAAAATTGACAAAATTGCTGATGAACTGAGAGGTAAATCGTGA
- a CDS encoding NUDIX hydrolase translates to MKTEVSAGGVVVFGNTILLLKKYNGDWVLPKGRVEIGEELFETALREVYEETKVKAELVEYLGKVHYQFKNGRDIDSEIIYKTVHWYLMHAKNMQCAPLNKEGFVEAKFIHMDKVLRKMKYTDERKIIKRALKKIKEE, encoded by the coding sequence ATGAAGACAGAAGTGAGCGCGGGAGGCGTTGTAGTTTTTGGAAATACAATATTACTTTTGAAAAAATACAATGGAGATTGGGTTCTCCCTAAAGGCAGAGTAGAGATTGGTGAAGAACTTTTTGAGACTGCACTCAGAGAGGTTTACGAAGAAACCAAAGTGAAAGCAGAACTAGTTGAATACCTAGGTAAAGTTCACTATCAATTCAAAAATGGACGAGATATAGATAGTGAGATAATATATAAAACGGTGCATTGGTATTTGATGCATGCTAAAAACATGCAATGTGCACCTTTGAACAAAGAGGGATTCGTAGAGGCAAAATTCATTCATATGGACAAAGTTCTCAGAAAAATGAAATATACGGATGAAAGAAAAATTATAAAACGAGCATTGAAAAAGATAAAAGAGGAGTAG
- a CDS encoding YvcK family protein translates to MAKKTVDVEQNIVIIGGGTGLSVVLRGLKNITPNITAIVTMADDGGGSGKLREDLGMLPPGDIRSCILSLANTEPIMEKLLQYRFGEGELKGQSFGNLFLAAMNGICGNFENAVKEMANVLAVTGQVLPMTIETVDLSAKLKNGMIVNGESKIPHGAMVFDSEIEEIFLQPTQVKPLSESLDAIKNADIVILGPGSLYTSVIPNLLVEGIKEAIIDSKAKCIYLPNVMTQPGETTGYDVVDHIKAIERHTGLELIDEIIVNSELIPDDVLEQYILEGANQVLLDEKQKQSLKQCNIEIIEAEFIEVNKGYIRHDALKLSEIIKKRI, encoded by the coding sequence ATGGCTAAAAAGACCGTAGATGTAGAGCAGAATATAGTCATAATCGGTGGTGGAACAGGACTTTCAGTAGTTCTTAGAGGACTAAAGAACATTACACCGAATATAACAGCTATAGTGACTATGGCTGATGATGGCGGTGGGTCAGGCAAATTAAGAGAAGACCTTGGCATGCTACCACCAGGGGATATTAGAAGCTGTATACTATCACTTGCTAACACCGAACCGATTATGGAAAAACTATTACAGTATAGATTTGGAGAAGGAGAACTTAAGGGGCAGAGTTTTGGAAACTTATTTTTAGCAGCAATGAATGGAATATGTGGCAACTTCGAAAATGCAGTAAAAGAAATGGCCAATGTACTAGCAGTCACAGGACAAGTATTGCCTATGACCATTGAAACTGTCGATTTGAGCGCAAAGCTGAAAAATGGTATGATAGTCAATGGAGAATCTAAGATACCACATGGAGCTATGGTTTTTGATAGCGAGATAGAAGAAATATTTTTGCAACCCACACAGGTAAAACCATTAAGCGAATCATTAGATGCTATAAAAAATGCAGACATAGTAATATTAGGTCCAGGTAGTTTGTACACGAGTGTGATACCTAATTTACTGGTAGAAGGCATAAAAGAAGCCATAATAGATTCTAAAGCGAAATGTATATATCTTCCAAATGTCATGACTCAGCCTGGAGAAACTACGGGTTATGATGTAGTAGACCATATCAAGGCTATAGAGAGACATACTGGATTAGAATTAATTGATGAAATCATAGTAAATAGTGAATTGATACCAGACGATGTATTGGAACAATATATATTAGAAGGAGCAAATCAGGTATTACTAGATGAAAAACAAAAACAATCATTGAAGCAATGCAATATAGAGATAATCGAAGCGGAATTCATAGAAGTAAACAAAGGATACATTCGACACGATGCACTTAAACTTAGCGAGATTATAAAGAAAAGAATATAA
- the rapZ gene encoding RNase adapter RapZ: MEFVIVTGLSGAGRSQTVKVLEDSGYYSIDNLPPSLLPQFADLIIQSKGDIDKVAFAIDIRGGEFFDDLFDNLDEIKRKGHSYKILFLDASDQVIVKRYKEQRRPHPLCEGGRVINGIEMERVKLSYIKTRADHIIDTSNYTLSMLKETIRDIVTGEGEKQRINISVLSFGFKHGIPLDADLVFDVRFLPNPYYIEELKPLSGNDQEIRDYVMQWEEAKVLKKMLSEMISFLIPQYEKEGKVQLIVAIGCTGGRHRSVTIANELYDTLKSEQYRVVINHRDCYRK, translated from the coding sequence ATGGAATTTGTCATAGTAACAGGACTATCAGGAGCAGGAAGAAGTCAAACTGTAAAGGTATTAGAAGATAGTGGATATTATAGTATAGACAATTTACCACCGTCATTATTGCCTCAATTTGCTGATTTAATAATACAGTCAAAAGGAGATATTGATAAAGTTGCTTTTGCGATAGACATAAGAGGTGGAGAATTCTTTGATGACTTATTTGACAACTTAGACGAGATAAAGAGAAAAGGACATAGTTACAAAATACTATTTCTAGACGCATCGGATCAAGTCATAGTCAAAAGATACAAAGAGCAGAGACGTCCTCATCCTCTATGTGAAGGCGGTAGAGTTATAAACGGTATAGAGATGGAGAGAGTAAAACTAAGCTATATCAAAACCAGAGCTGATCATATAATAGATACGAGCAATTATACACTAAGCATGCTAAAAGAAACTATAAGGGATATAGTTACAGGAGAAGGTGAAAAGCAGAGAATAAACATATCAGTGCTTTCATTTGGATTCAAGCACGGGATACCATTAGATGCTGACTTGGTTTTTGATGTCAGATTTTTACCAAATCCATACTATATAGAAGAACTCAAGCCACTTAGTGGAAACGATCAAGAAATAAGAGACTATGTCATGCAGTGGGAAGAAGCAAAAGTATTAAAAAAAATGTTATCAGAAATGATAAGCTTCTTGATACCTCAATACGAAAAAGAGGGAAAGGTACAACTTATAGTAGCTATAGGATGTACTGGCGGAAGACATAGATCAGTTACAATTGCAAATGAATTGTACGATACACTAAAATCAGAACAATACAGAGTAGTTATAAACCATAGAGATTGTTATAGAAAATAG
- the murB gene encoding UDP-N-acetylmuramate dehydrogenase — MSHECFEDRLYDIIDGNYIYINEKMSKHTYFKIGGAADFMIEPRTEEELSKLIKLLNEFNKDYFVLGNGTNLLVSDKGIRDVVIKIGDAFEHIDIDGENIIAGAGCSLSEVAQSALANELTGFEFASGIPGAVGGALTMNAGAYGGEMKDIVKSVRCINSEGEIRVYDNEEMLFAYRNSRIQKQHLIALGAIFKLEKGDRDIIASRMQELNEKRRQKQPLDMPSAGSTFKRPDGDYASRLIEVSGLKGVSFRGAQVSAKHSGFVVNKNNATCSEVVQLIEFIQKVVKDQTGYDLEPEVKVIGEK; from the coding sequence ATGTCACATGAATGTTTTGAAGATAGACTATACGATATAATAGATGGAAATTATATTTATATAAATGAAAAAATGTCAAAACACACATATTTTAAAATAGGTGGAGCAGCTGATTTTATGATAGAACCTAGAACAGAAGAAGAACTCAGTAAACTCATAAAATTACTAAATGAATTTAATAAAGATTACTTTGTACTCGGAAATGGGACAAACCTTTTAGTATCAGACAAGGGTATAAGAGACGTAGTCATAAAAATTGGAGATGCATTTGAACACATAGATATTGACGGAGAAAATATAATAGCTGGTGCAGGATGCTCACTAAGCGAAGTAGCTCAAAGTGCACTTGCAAATGAACTTACAGGATTTGAATTTGCAAGTGGGATACCAGGTGCAGTCGGTGGAGCACTTACAATGAACGCGGGAGCTTATGGCGGGGAAATGAAAGACATAGTTAAGAGCGTTAGATGCATTAATTCAGAAGGTGAAATTAGGGTATATGATAATGAAGAAATGCTATTTGCTTATAGAAATAGTCGGATACAAAAACAGCACCTCATAGCGCTAGGAGCTATATTTAAACTTGAAAAAGGCGATAGAGACATCATAGCATCTAGAATGCAAGAATTGAATGAAAAGAGGAGACAAAAACAACCACTAGACATGCCTAGTGCTGGAAGTACATTCAAAAGACCAGATGGAGATTATGCATCTAGACTTATAGAAGTAAGCGGACTGAAAGGTGTTAGTTTTAGAGGAGCACAGGTATCAGCTAAACACAGTGGATTTGTAGTGAATAAAAACAACGCTACTTGTTCAGAAGTAGTACAACTTATAGAATTTATTCAAAAAGTAGTCAAAGACCAGACAGGATATGACTTAGAACCAGAAGTTAAAGTCATAGGAGAAAAATAA